The following proteins are encoded in a genomic region of Enterocloster clostridioformis:
- a CDS encoding Gx transporter family protein: MTNQKKAVTESYKDSAVTVKKGQAKQVPGASARNAALFGILTALALVLGYVESLVPVYLGAPGVKLGLANLVTMVGLYCMGTKETALISVVRILLSGILFGPPSAILFGLSGTALSLTIMALCKRFRLFGMVGVSILGGVAHNIGQFLMAAFVVNTFGVFSYLPVLLTAGCAAGALIGLLGGILVGRVNRLLRSV; this comes from the coding sequence ATGACGAATCAGAAAAAGGCAGTCACAGAATCATATAAAGACTCAGCTGTAACGGTGAAAAAAGGCCAGGCAAAACAAGTCCCCGGAGCCTCTGCCAGAAATGCGGCCCTTTTTGGGATACTGACAGCCCTGGCACTGGTGCTGGGATACGTGGAGTCATTGGTGCCGGTATATCTGGGAGCGCCCGGGGTAAAGCTGGGGCTGGCTAATCTGGTTACCATGGTGGGACTGTACTGTATGGGAACAAAAGAGACAGCTCTTATCAGCGTGGTGCGCATACTTTTATCAGGCATCCTGTTTGGGCCGCCTTCGGCCATCCTGTTTGGTCTGTCGGGGACTGCCCTGAGCCTTACCATCATGGCCCTGTGCAAGCGGTTCAGGCTGTTCGGAATGGTGGGAGTCAGCATATTGGGAGGAGTGGCCCATAATATCGGACAGTTTCTGATGGCGGCCTTTGTGGTGAATACGTTCGGCGTGTTTTCCTACCTGCCGGTGCTTCTGACAGCAGGCTGTGCGGCGGGAGCGCTGATTGGCCTTCTGGGAGGAATTCTGGTGGGCCGGGTGAACCGTTTACTCCGATCCGTTTAA